One Rhododendron vialii isolate Sample 1 chromosome 2a, ASM3025357v1 genomic region harbors:
- the LOC131317044 gene encoding uncharacterized protein LOC131317044, with the protein MLVSTLNQHSYLNQLTLVSTLNLAKAMLILSILVFPHSHLNCNVLVESLEEMVLDSVWGLLTQKDKQVVLKEVVEGQVLQEEDKQVVLKEAVAGEVLQEVVEGQVLAEVLKGQVLPEVVEGQVLQEVVEGQVQPEVVEGQVLQEVIHS; encoded by the exons ATGCTGGTTTCTACACTAAACCAGCACAGTTATTTGAACCAATTAACCCTGGTTTCTACACTCAACCTAGCCAAGGCAATGTTAATTCTGTCAATCCTGGTTTTTCCTCACAG CCATCTAAATTGCAATGTATTGGTGGAAAGTTTGGAGGAAATGGTCCTCGATTCAGTGTGGGGGTTGCTAACACAGAAGGACAAGCAGGTGGTGCTCAAAGAGGTGGTGGAAGGGCAGGTGCTCCAAGAGGAGGACAAACAGGTGGTGCTCAAAGAGGCGGTGGCAGGGGAGGTGCTTCAAGAGGTGGTGGAAGGACAGGTGCTAGCAGAGGTGCTGAAAGGTCAAGTGTTACCAGAGGTGGTGGAAGGGCAGGTGCTGCAAGAGGTCGTGGAAGGGCAAGTGCAACCAGAGGTGGTGGAAGGGCAAGTGCTCCAAGAGGTGATACACAGTTAG
- the LOC131317045 gene encoding uncharacterized protein LOC131317045 gives MPNVEHRFCLRHLYANYRKKFKGKELKDLMWRAASATTVWAHNHHMKTLEGLDKGAHKWLKDIPAEQWCRSHFSPRSKCDYLVNNLSESFNNYILEARDKPIISMLEWIRRKVMNRFQIKRMGMEKYNQAICPRIMAKLDVMNKDSKDSFSHFCGEYKFEVDCHDTTYTVDLKEKTCGCRQWDLTGIPCKHACAAIGLNKQKVEEYVHPCYSRDTYLGVYQHMIQPIPGKHDWVKSNNEEVLPPFMKRPSGRPKKVRRKAAEEAEDAGAGLSRTGRYMSCSKCLQKGHNLRSCKNPIHPNSKLLKKKNPSQSQVCKVTIFKF, from the coding sequence ATGCCAAATGTAGAACATAGATTTTGCCTTAGGCATTTGTATGCAAATTACAGAAAGAAATTCAAAGGTAAGGAattgaaagatttgatgtgGAGGGCAGCCTCTGCAACCACAGTTTGGGCACATAACCATCACATGAAGACACTTGAGGGTTTGGATAAGGGGGCACACAAGTGGTTAAAGGACATTCCAGCTGAGCAATGGTGTAGGTCCCATTTCAGCCCCAGAAGCAAGTGTGACTATTTGGTGAATAATCTCAGTGAGTCATTCAATAACTACATTTTAGAAGCAAGGGATAAACCCATAATTTCCATGCTGGAATGGATAAGGAGGAAGGTTATGAACAGGTTTCAAATTAAAAGGATGGGAATGGAGAAATATAATCAAGCCATATGTCCAAGGATCATGGCCAAATTAGATGTAATGAACAAGGATTCAAAGGACAGTTTTTCACACTTTTGTGGTGAGTACAAGTTTGAAGTGGACTGCCATGACACAACCTACACTGTGGATTTAAAGGAAAAGACATGTGGATGCAGACAATGGGATCTAACAGGAATACCTTGTAAACATGCATGTGCTGCTATTGGGCTCAACAAGCAGAAGGTAGAGGAATATGTGCATCCTTGTTACAGCAGAGACACATATTTGGGGGTATACCAACATATGATTCAGCCAATTCCTGGCAAACATGATTGGGTGAAGTCCAACAATGAGGAAGTCCTTCCTCCCTTCATGAAAAGGCCAAGTGGCAGGccaaaaaaagtaagaagaaAGGCTGCAGAGGAGGCTGAGGATGCAGGGGCAGGTCTGTCTAGAACAGGAAGGTATATGTCATGTTCAAAATGTTTGCAAAAGGGTCACAATCTCAGATCATGCAAgaatccaatccacccaaattCTAAGCtgctaaagaaaaagaatccaTCACAATCTCAGGTATGTAAAGTAACAATATTCAAATTCTAA